A stretch of the Nicotiana tabacum cultivar K326 chromosome 6, ASM71507v2, whole genome shotgun sequence genome encodes the following:
- the LOC107823501 gene encoding cysteine-rich receptor-like protein kinase 44, protein MGFLSSLCSCLEKRRKSGSADVGAEADDKEDGLFFELRSLQIATNFFSDLNQLGHGGFGPVYKGLMPNGQEVAVKKLSLDSRQGIKEFTNEVKLLLKIQHKNLVILFGCCVDGPAKMLVYEYLPNKSLDCFLFAKEKSPSLDWTKRFQIVTGIARGLLYLHEEAPVRIIHRDIKASNILLDEQLNPKISDFGLARLFPEDGTHVNTFKISGTYGYMAPEYALHGYLSVKADVFSFGVLLLEIISGRKSSDRRLDPQKADLLIYAWELFQERRTLELVDSSLENYDADEAAMCIQLGLLCCQPTVSDRPDMNSVNLTLSSDSFTLPRPGKPATQGRVSRWTTDSSSALTKNTTTTNTTTTNASSTLTGATNATSSTKAFGGNSFVEDYSRNSISYSSMDEGR, encoded by the exons ATGGGATTCCTCTCCAGTTTGTGCAGTTGTTTGGAGAAACGACGGAAAAGTGGCAGCGCCGATGTCGGAGCCGAAGCCGATGACAAGGAAGATGGCTTGTTTTTTGAGCTCCGCAGTTTGCAAATTGCAACTAACTTCTTCTCCGACCTTAATCAGCTTGGTCACGGAGGCTTTGGACCTGTTTATAAG GGACTGATGCCAAATGGTCAGGAAGTTGCTGTAAAGAAGTTATCCCTAGATTCAAGACAGGGAATAAAAGAATTCACTAATGAGGTGAAATTACTATTGAAAATTCAGCACAAAAATCTGGTTATTTTGTTCGGTTGTTGCGTGGACGGACCTGCAAAGATGCTTGTGTATGAGTATCTGCCAAATAAAAGCCTTGACTGCTTCCTCTTTG CTAAGGAGAAGTCTCCATCTTTGGACTGGACGAAGAGATTCCAAATAGTTACTGGTATCGCAAGAGGTCTTCTCTATTTGCATGAAGAAGCCCCTGTAAGAATCATACACAGGGACATTAAGGCCAGTAATATATTGCTGGACGAGCAATTAAATCCAAAGATCTCAGACTTTGGTCTGGCTAGGCTGTTTCCAGAGGACGGCACTCATGTAAATACATTTAAAATCTCTGGTACATA TGGTTATATGGCTCCGGAGTATGCGTTGCATGGTTATTTGTCCGTGAAGGCAGATGTGTTTAGCTTTGGCGTTTTGCTGTTGGAGATTATAAGTGGCAGGAAGAGCAGTGATCGTCGGCTAGATCCACAAAAGGCAGACCTCTTAATCTAT GCCTGGGAACTATTTCAAGAACGTAGGACCTTGGAGCTTGTTGATTCTAGCCTTGAAAACTACGATGCTGATGAAGCAGCAATGTGTATTCAGTTAGGATTACTGTGCTGTCAACCTACTGTTTCAGATAGGCCCGATATGAACTCTGTTAATCTCACGCTTTCAAGTGATTCATTTACTTTACCAAGACCTGGTAAACCGGCAACACAAGGCCGTGTAAGCAGATGGACAACTGATAGTTCTAGTGCCTTGACAAAaaatactactactactaatactactactactaatGCCAGTAGTACTTTAACTGGTGCGACAAATGCTACTAGTTCTACTAAGGCTTTTGGAGGCAATAGTTTTGTTGAGGATTATTCTAGAAATTCTATCTCATATTCTTCTATGGACGAAGGTAGATGA
- the LOC142182285 gene encoding uncharacterized protein LOC142182285 codes for MDFKRWQQKMFFYLTTLCLQKFIKEDVPDLPDETPENESFLVIEAWKHSDFLCRNYILSGLEDNLYNVYSGVETSKELWNALEKKYKTEDAGMKKFVAAKFLDYKMVDSKSVITQVQELQVIIHDLLVEGLVINEAFQVAAIIEKLPPLWKDFKNYLKHKRKEMSLEDLIVRLRIEEDNKAAEREEAVEIQQ; via the exons atggatttcaagcgctggcagcaaaaaatgttcttctacttgactacgttatgtctacagaagttcatcaaggaagatgttcctgatcttccagatgaaactccagagaatgaaagctttctcgtgattgaggcgtggaagcattctgacttcttgtgcaggaattatattcttagcggactggaggataatctgtataatgtatacagtggcgtggagacgtcaaaagaattgtggaatgcgcttgaaaagaaatacaaaactgaagatgccgggatgaagaaattcgtcgctgcaaaatttttggactacaaaatggtagatagcaagtctgttattacccaagtccaggagttacaagtgattattcatgatctacttgttgaag gtcttgtcatcaatgaggcattccaagtagcagcaataattgagaagttgcctccattgtggaaggactttaaaaattatttgaaacacaaacgaaaggagatgtcccttgaagatctcattgttcgattgagaatcgaagaggacaataaagctgctgaaagagaagaggccgtggaaattcaacaataa
- the LOC142182286 gene encoding uncharacterized protein LOC142182286, with translation MGYMENIPLTTNTLAELKALLKGLQLAEQNGWVPLDINTDSAEIIQMLLTGNLIYDPTICECRLLMQRMDRVVVRHTYKEQNRVADAIAKEAAKPTLLGRSSLLAVPPMFVNDLFWADILETEVVRFWHVILTLYLKTSHCWGNYSTPTMTILCNVHFV, from the coding sequence ATGGGGTATATGGAGAATATACCACTTACAACCAACACTTTGGCTGAACTGAAAGCTCTCCTAAAAGGACTGCAACTTGCTGAACAAAATGGTTGGGTCCCTTTGGACATCAACACCGATTCGGCAGAAATAATACAAATGCTACTTACAGGTAACCTAATATATGATCCTACGATTTGTGAATGCAGGTTGTTAATGCAAAGGATGGACAGGGTTGTGGTGAGGCACACGTACAAGGAGCAGAATAGGGTGGCAGATGCAATAGCAAAAGAGGCAGCAAAGCCAACTCTTTTGGGTAGATCCAGCTTACTAGCAGTTCCTCCGATGTTTGTAAATGATTTATTTTGGGCAGATATCCTAGAAACTGAAGTTGTTAGGTTTTGGCATGTGATATTGACACTGTATCTCAAAACATCACACTGTTGGGGGAACTATAGTACCCCGACAATGACAATACTCTGTAATGTACATTTTGTTTAG